The following proteins come from a genomic window of Amaranthus tricolor cultivar Red isolate AtriRed21 chromosome 14, ASM2621246v1, whole genome shotgun sequence:
- the LOC130800389 gene encoding pentatricopeptide repeat-containing protein At2g17525, mitochondrial, giving the protein MHRFRILPISHVSINPKTVSCILQSKSITSLPSPEQLSQPTHQHISSLIFDQRSASEALQTFRWASELPNFTHNLLTYRALIHKLCVFRSFDRLIHLLEEIPSTVGSPPDEDIFVTLVRGLGRAQKIREVIKVIDLVHKFGLVPSLKIYNSILDALVKMDIDIARGFFRKKMMECGVQGDVYTFGTLMKGLCLTNRIGDGFKLLQIMKTRGLTPNIVIYNALLHALCKNGKVGRARSLMSEIVEPNNVTYNLMISAYCNEQNLVQALVLLEKSLALGYIPDVVTTTKVMKLLCNVGRPNEAAEVLERVEQNGSRVDIVAYNTLIKAFCSLGKAKVGLHFKKGMEIKGCLPNVETYNLLITGFCENNLFDIALDLFNEMKMAAVSPNFVTFNTLIRGLCFKGQVEDGFRFLELLEELKDGSRGHISPYNSIIYGLYRENRWNEALDFLNKMVKMFPRAVDRTLRILSLTEEGKTEAAKQVYEQILQEGGIPNAIVYSSMIQGFCKREHVREAFQLMNEMIGHGFFPVTSTYNIIINGFCSQGKTVSAEKLMKEMDERGCSLDRGTYYPLILAHCRERDLRNALKVFHQMVSKGIEPNYDTWNTLLCHLNQEEYCLGANNMAHVQNNVEWILET; this is encoded by the coding sequence ATGCATCGATTTCGTATTCTTCCTATAAGTCATGTTAGTATTAATCCAAAGACTGTCAGTTGTATCCTGCAATCAAAATCCATAACCTCATTACCATCCCCAGAACAATTGTCTCAACCAACTCATCAACACATTAGCAGTTTAATCTTTGATCAAAGATCCGCCTCAGAAGCTTTACAAACGTTTAGATGGGCTTCGGAACTTCCCAATTTCACCCATAACCTTTTAACCTATCGTGCTTTGATTCACAAGCTTTGTGTTTTTCGTTCTTTTGACCGCTTGATTCATCTGCTTGAAGAGATTCCTAGCACAGTTGGTTCACCCCCAGATGAAGATATCTTTGTCACACTTGTTCGAGGCCTCGGACGAGCGCAAAAGATTCGAGAAGTTATCAAAGTGATTGATTTGGTGCATAAATTTGGTTTGGTACCATCTTTGAAGATCTATAATTCAATACTTGATGCATTGGTTAAGATGGATATTGATATTGCTAGGGGCTTTTTTAGGAAGAAGATGATGGAGTGTGGTGTTCAAGGTGATGTTTATACTTTTGGGACATTGATGAAAGGACTATGCTTGACAAATCGCATAGGAGACGGGTTTAAGCTGCTGCAGATAATGAAGACTAGGGGTCTAACTCCgaatatagttatatataacGCTTTGCTTCATGCCCTCTGCAAAAATGGTAAGGTTGGTAGAGCTAGGAGTTTGATGAGTGAGATCGTGGAACCAAATAATGTAACCTATAATCTTATGATATCAGCATACTGTAATGAACAAAATCTTGTTCAGGCGCTGGTACTTTTGGAGAAGAGCCTTGCATTAGGATATATTCCTGATGTTGTGACAACAACAAAGGTGATGAAGTTACTTTGCAATGTTGGCCGTCCAAATGAAGCAGCGGAAGTCTTGGAAAGGGTTGAGCAAAATGGTAGTAGAGTTGACATCGTGGCTTATAACACTTTGATTAAAGCATTCTGTAGTCTAGGTAAGGCAAAAGTCGGGCTGCATTTTAAGAAAGGCATGGAGATTAAAGGCTGTCTCCCAAATGTAGAGACTTACAATTTGTTGATAACTGGGTTCTGTGagaataatttatttgatataGCTCTTGATTTGTTCAATGAGATGAAAATGGCTGCTGTAAGTCCTAATTTTGTGACATTCAACACCTTGATAAGAGGATTATGTTTCAAGGGACAAGTGGAAGATGGATTTCGGTTTTTGGAACTCTTGGAGGAATTGAAAGATGGTAGTAGGGGTCACATTAGTCCTTACAACAGCATCATATATGGACTATACCGTGAAAATCGTTGGAATGAAGCCCTTGACTTTCTAAACAAGATGGTAAAAATGTTTCCAAGGGCAGTTGACAGGACCTTAAGGATTCTAAGTTTAACTGAAGAGGGCAAAACAGAAGCTGCAAAACAAGTTTACGAACAAATTCTTCAGGAAGGTGGAATTCCTAATGCTATTGTTTACTCTAGCATGATCCAGGGTTTTTGCAAGCGGGAGCACGTTCGAGAAGCGTTTCAGCTGATGAATGAAATGATTGGACATGGCTTTTTTCCTGTTACTTCAAcctataatattataattaatggATTCTGCAGTCAAGGCAAAACAGTGAGTGCTGAAAAGCTTATGAAGGAGATGGATGAGAGAGGCTGCTCACTTGACAGGGGAACTTACTACCCTTTAATACTTGCTCATTGCCGTGAACGGGACTTGCGGAATGCGTTAAAGGTTTTCCATCAAATGGTTAGTAAAGGTATTGAGCCTAATTATGATACCTGGAATACATTACTGTGTCATCTGAACCAAGAAGAATATTGCCTTGGTGCCAATAATATGGCTCATGTGCAGAACAATGTGGAATGGATTTTGGAGACTTGA
- the LOC130800386 gene encoding uncharacterized protein LOC130800386 isoform X1 has product MEQSVTERPLSQEQCFRQVYNGVMNSNSAHLDKDQSENWCPKSLTDGDHLRLEKPQIPICRDNLRGACARGEYCKFQHSGSVEHDGSRFYQNDRGRLSYRETNDSDSRTRLSYDGFRSRSPCRKFQRGMCYRGSSCSFSHTESVRYGRSTYGSRVEQKVDGAVKVSGFAEGRRDSASGQRRSISPCRNFLRGHCKFGSFCRRWHPESRHDLSSSNPVCREGGRDFTLRASQGHDKPNMHKHSRTKPFFDDLRKRSPCQNFLHGRCYLGDSCVKLHPVREVCLQFTKGRCTNGDSCRYLHGYHAYASSVWNKNPIGAAGGNSNFSMENNSNNTIINQEHDAVTNSNMSLGESKNIESCVKETKMESVNNSISKILDEKVDASVTYGSKCEISEEKIARFCSPTERHEDFSLWSRPFKRRRSRSRSPFSPKDHIHCRNFRRCDSRIDLYRDRGYNVARFQYNCSSFKYERATYHANTQHHSKAQATSVHDRSCEASDSKVVLPHGHGVVNQCLQTDPCPNGNHGSNVSTVNEKHNAVSVTCALQPNCTDQNDKELAVDRSQSTVVSSQEDFESDSTRSCEHHFVSPEVANLTMLVTEENVDVTGNLDRERDETNAEFMPAIKTCSKERKKKHHGLVSCEDAMKEVADALKHGVPNSENNDLEDMVVHDSQHKQQEIEVTDKIGETAESTLPTTDDKTLVVGNTVSHSLQASHASPKAIIPLSRRKLLVLDVNGILADIVGDYPSRLKPDTIVSGKGVFKRPFCDDFIKCCFERFDVGIWSSRANKNVTRIVDFLLRDNQKRLLFCWDQSHCTATGYTTIENRKKPLVLKELKNLWDNNGETLPWKKGTYNETNTVLLDDSPYKALRNPPYTSIFPYPYSFKDARDKSLGPGGNIRAYLERLAEAENVQKFIQENPFGQRPITEANLSWAFYAKIVETGDVKQQEEIAKITTSGS; this is encoded by the exons ATGGAGCAGAGTGTTACCGAAAGACCATTATCTCAAGAGCAATGCTTCCGTCAAGTCTATAATGGTGTGATGAATAGTAATAGTGCTCATCTTGACAAGGATCAGTCAGAAAATTGGTGTCCCAAGAGTTTGACTGATGGTGATCATTTAAGACTAGAGAAGCCTCAAATTCCCATTTGTCGTGACAACTTGCGAGGCGCTTGTGCTCGGGGAGAGTATTGTAAGTTTCAGCATTCTGGATCTGTTGAACATGATGGATCTAGGTTTTATCAGAATGATCGTGGAAGGTTATCATATAGAGAAACTAATGATAGTGATTCTAGAACTAGGCTGTCATATGATGGCTTCAGGAGCAGATCTCCTTGTCGTAAATTTCAGAGGGGGATGTGCTACCGCGGATCGTCTTGCTCATTTTCGCACACTGAATCTGTCAGGTATGGTCGATCCACTTATGGATCTAGAGTAGAACAGAAAGTAGATGGAGCAGTAAAAGTTTCTGGGTTTGCTGAAGGACGCAGGGACAGTGCTTCAGGACAACGGAGGAGCATATCTCCTTGTCGCAATTTCCTTCGAGGGCATTGCAAATTTGGATCATTTTGCAGACGTTGGCACCCAGAGTCTAGGCATGATCTCAGTTCAAGTAATCCTGTATGTCGTGAGGGTGGTCGAGATTTCACTTTGAGAGCATCTCAAGGGCATGACAAACCAAATATGCATAAGCATTCAAGGACTAAGCCTTTTTTTGATGACCTTCGTAAGAGGTCACCTTGCCAAAATTTTCTTCACGGAAGATGTTATCTTGGAGATTCTTGTGTGAAATTGCACCCTGTACGAGAGGTTTGTTTACAGTTTACCAAGGGGAGGTGCACCAATGGAGATTCTTGCAGATATCTTCATGGGTACCATGCATATGCTAGTTCTGTCTGGAATAAAAATCCCATAGGGGCTGCTGGAGGTAATAGCAATTTTTCTATGGAAAATAATAGCAAcaatacaataattaatcaagagCATGATGCTGTTACGAACTCTAATATGTCATTAGGTGAAAGCAAGAATATTGAAAGCTGTGTCAAGGAAACTAAAATGGAGTCCGTAAATAATTCTATTAGTAAAATTCTTGATGAAAAGGTTGATGCATCAGTTACGTATGGGAGTAAATGCGAAATTTCTGAAGAAAAAATTGCACGTTTCTGCAGTCCTACTGAAAGACATGAGGATTTTAGTCTGTGGAGTCGTCCATTCAAAAGGCGTAGAAGCAGGAGTAGATCTCCTTTTTCTCCCAAAGATCATATTCATTGTAGAAATTTCAGGAGATGTGATTCTCGGATTGACTTATATAGAGATAGGGGCTATAATGTAGCACGTTTTCAGTATAATTGTAGTTCTTTCAAGTATGAGAGGGCTACGTACCATGCAAATACCCAACATCATTCTAAAGCTCAAGCTACCTCAGTTCATGATCGTTCTTGTGAAGCAAGTGATTCCAAGGTTGTGTTGCCTCATGGCCATGGAGTGGTTAATCAATGTCTGCAGACAGATCCGTGTCCTAATGGCAATCATGGCTCAAATGTTTCAACCGTTAATGAAAAACATAATGCCGTGTCTGTGACATGTGCTTTGCAGCCCAATTGTACAGACCAAAATGACAAGGAATTAGCAGTTGACAGGTCTCAGAGTACAGTTGTTAGTAGCCAGGAAGATTTTGAATCAGATTCAACAAGGTCATGTGAACATCACTTTGTTTCTCCAGAGGTTGCTAATTTGACTATGTTAGTAACAGAAGAAAATGTTGATGTGACTGGTAATTTGGATCGGGAGAGAGATGAAACTAATGCAGAATTTATGCCAGCAATAAAAACGTGTTCGAAGGAGAGGAAAAAAAAGCATCATGGATTAGTTTCTTGTGAAGATGCCATGAAGGAAGTAGCTGATGCCTTAAAACATGGGGTGCCAAATTCTGAAAATAATGATTTGGAGGATATGGTCGTGCATGACAGTCAACATAAACAGCAGGAAATTGAAGTGACCGACAAAATTGGTGAAACTGCAGAGTCTACACTACCTACTACTGATGATAAAACTTTAGTTGTTGGTAACACTGTTAGTCACTCACTGCAAGCATCACATGCCTCACCAAAAGCAATTATTCCTCTCTCTAGAAGAAAGCTTCTTGTCCTTGATGTGAATGGGATTTTGGCTGATATTGTTGGAGATTATCCTTCTCGTCTTAAGCCAGACACAATTGTATCAGGAAAAGGAG TCTTCAAACGACCTTTCTGTGATGATTTCATAAAGTGCTGCTTTGAAAGATTTGATGTGGGCATTTGGTCGTCAAGAGCCAA CAAAAACGTGACAAGGATAGTGGACTTTCTTTTGAGAGATAACCAGAAAAGATTGCTTTTTTGTTGG GATCAATCCCACTGTACTGCCACTGGGTACACAACTATTGAGAACCGGAAGAAGCCTCTTGTACTAAAGGAACTTAAAAACCTATGGGATAACAATGGGGAAACTCTTCCTTGGAAAAAGGGGACTTACAATGAAACAAATACTGTTTTATTGGATGATTCACCATACAAGGCTTTACGAAACCCT CCTTACACATCCATATTTCCATATCCATACTCATTCAAGGATGCTCGAGACAAATCACTAG GACCTGGTGGCAATATCCGTGCATATCTTGAAAGACTGGCAGAAGCTGAGAATGTTCAGAAATTCATTCAAGAAAATCCATTTGGTCAAAGGCCCATTACAGAGGCAAACTTATCATGGGCCTTTTACGCTAAAATTGTTGAAACTGGTGATGTAAAGCAACAAGAAGAAATTGCCAAAATAACTACCTCTGGCTCATAG
- the LOC130800386 gene encoding uncharacterized protein LOC130800386 isoform X2, which produces MEQSVTERPLSQEQCFRQVYNGVMNSNSAHLDKDQSENWCPKSLTDGDHLRLEKPQIPICRDNLRGACARGEYCKFQHSGSVEHDGSRFYQNDRGRLSYRETNDSDSRTRLSYDGFRSRSPCRKFQRGMCYRGSSCSFSHTESVRYGRSTYGSRVEQKVDGAVKVSGFAEGRRDSASGQRRSISPCRNFLRGHCKFGSFCRRWHPESRHDLSSSNPVCREGGRDFTLRASQGHDKPNMHKHSRTKPFFDDLRKRSPCQNFLHGRCYLGDSCVKLHPVREVCLQFTKGRCTNGDSCRYLHGYHAYASSVWNKNPIGAAGGNSNFSMENNSNNTIINQEHDAVTNSNMSLGESKNIESCVKETKMESVNNSISKILDEKVDASVTYGSKCEISEEKIARFCSPTERHEDFSLWSRPFKRRRSRSRSPFSPKDHIHCRNFRRCDSRIDLYRDRGYNVARFQYNCSSFKYERATYHANTQHHSKAQATSVHDRSCEASDSKVVLPHGHGVVNQCLQTDPCPNGNHGSNVSTVNEKHNAVSVTCALQPNCTDQNDKELAVDRSQSTVVSSQEDFESDSTRSCEHHFVSPEVANLTMLVTEENVDVTGNLDRERDETNAEFMPAIKTCSKERKKKHHGLVSCEDAMKEVADALKHGVPNSENNDLEDMVVHDSQHKQQEIEVTDKIGETAESTLPTTDDKTLVVGNTVSHSLQASHASPKAIIPLSRRKLLVLDVNGILADIVGDYPSRLKPDTIVSGKGVFKRPFCDDFIKCCFERFDVGIWSSRAKSSAAYYFLF; this is translated from the exons ATGGAGCAGAGTGTTACCGAAAGACCATTATCTCAAGAGCAATGCTTCCGTCAAGTCTATAATGGTGTGATGAATAGTAATAGTGCTCATCTTGACAAGGATCAGTCAGAAAATTGGTGTCCCAAGAGTTTGACTGATGGTGATCATTTAAGACTAGAGAAGCCTCAAATTCCCATTTGTCGTGACAACTTGCGAGGCGCTTGTGCTCGGGGAGAGTATTGTAAGTTTCAGCATTCTGGATCTGTTGAACATGATGGATCTAGGTTTTATCAGAATGATCGTGGAAGGTTATCATATAGAGAAACTAATGATAGTGATTCTAGAACTAGGCTGTCATATGATGGCTTCAGGAGCAGATCTCCTTGTCGTAAATTTCAGAGGGGGATGTGCTACCGCGGATCGTCTTGCTCATTTTCGCACACTGAATCTGTCAGGTATGGTCGATCCACTTATGGATCTAGAGTAGAACAGAAAGTAGATGGAGCAGTAAAAGTTTCTGGGTTTGCTGAAGGACGCAGGGACAGTGCTTCAGGACAACGGAGGAGCATATCTCCTTGTCGCAATTTCCTTCGAGGGCATTGCAAATTTGGATCATTTTGCAGACGTTGGCACCCAGAGTCTAGGCATGATCTCAGTTCAAGTAATCCTGTATGTCGTGAGGGTGGTCGAGATTTCACTTTGAGAGCATCTCAAGGGCATGACAAACCAAATATGCATAAGCATTCAAGGACTAAGCCTTTTTTTGATGACCTTCGTAAGAGGTCACCTTGCCAAAATTTTCTTCACGGAAGATGTTATCTTGGAGATTCTTGTGTGAAATTGCACCCTGTACGAGAGGTTTGTTTACAGTTTACCAAGGGGAGGTGCACCAATGGAGATTCTTGCAGATATCTTCATGGGTACCATGCATATGCTAGTTCTGTCTGGAATAAAAATCCCATAGGGGCTGCTGGAGGTAATAGCAATTTTTCTATGGAAAATAATAGCAAcaatacaataattaatcaagagCATGATGCTGTTACGAACTCTAATATGTCATTAGGTGAAAGCAAGAATATTGAAAGCTGTGTCAAGGAAACTAAAATGGAGTCCGTAAATAATTCTATTAGTAAAATTCTTGATGAAAAGGTTGATGCATCAGTTACGTATGGGAGTAAATGCGAAATTTCTGAAGAAAAAATTGCACGTTTCTGCAGTCCTACTGAAAGACATGAGGATTTTAGTCTGTGGAGTCGTCCATTCAAAAGGCGTAGAAGCAGGAGTAGATCTCCTTTTTCTCCCAAAGATCATATTCATTGTAGAAATTTCAGGAGATGTGATTCTCGGATTGACTTATATAGAGATAGGGGCTATAATGTAGCACGTTTTCAGTATAATTGTAGTTCTTTCAAGTATGAGAGGGCTACGTACCATGCAAATACCCAACATCATTCTAAAGCTCAAGCTACCTCAGTTCATGATCGTTCTTGTGAAGCAAGTGATTCCAAGGTTGTGTTGCCTCATGGCCATGGAGTGGTTAATCAATGTCTGCAGACAGATCCGTGTCCTAATGGCAATCATGGCTCAAATGTTTCAACCGTTAATGAAAAACATAATGCCGTGTCTGTGACATGTGCTTTGCAGCCCAATTGTACAGACCAAAATGACAAGGAATTAGCAGTTGACAGGTCTCAGAGTACAGTTGTTAGTAGCCAGGAAGATTTTGAATCAGATTCAACAAGGTCATGTGAACATCACTTTGTTTCTCCAGAGGTTGCTAATTTGACTATGTTAGTAACAGAAGAAAATGTTGATGTGACTGGTAATTTGGATCGGGAGAGAGATGAAACTAATGCAGAATTTATGCCAGCAATAAAAACGTGTTCGAAGGAGAGGAAAAAAAAGCATCATGGATTAGTTTCTTGTGAAGATGCCATGAAGGAAGTAGCTGATGCCTTAAAACATGGGGTGCCAAATTCTGAAAATAATGATTTGGAGGATATGGTCGTGCATGACAGTCAACATAAACAGCAGGAAATTGAAGTGACCGACAAAATTGGTGAAACTGCAGAGTCTACACTACCTACTACTGATGATAAAACTTTAGTTGTTGGTAACACTGTTAGTCACTCACTGCAAGCATCACATGCCTCACCAAAAGCAATTATTCCTCTCTCTAGAAGAAAGCTTCTTGTCCTTGATGTGAATGGGATTTTGGCTGATATTGTTGGAGATTATCCTTCTCGTCTTAAGCCAGACACAATTGTATCAGGAAAAGGAG TCTTCAAACGACCTTTCTGTGATGATTTCATAAAGTGCTGCTTTGAAAGATTTGATGTGGGCATTTGGTCGTCAAGAGCCAA GTCATCTGCAGCCTACTACTTCCTCTTTTAA
- the LOC130800391 gene encoding uncharacterized protein LOC130800391, producing MEASAALSSRGISLVKHQCFSTSTDLIYGTRVLQVKSMATQKPNSSSTTTKTIGSKKGTTAIPIGSKNSSSSTGSSVKLLTRVEQLRLLTKAEKAGLLSTAEKAGLSLSTIEQLGLLSKAEELGVLSAVTNPETPSTLLTLSLLLLLLGPAFVFLLPEDATWEVVVQVLVAVVSVVGGSAAFAASNLVGSLQKIK from the exons ATGGAAGCCTCAGCTGCACTAAGCAGTAGAGGAATTTCACTTGTAAAACACCAATGCTTTTCAACTTCTACAGATTTAATCTATGGAACTAGGGTTTTGCAGGTTAAATCTATGGCTACCCAGAAGCCTAACTCATCTTCAACCACCACCAAAACTATTGGCTCTAAAAAG GGTACAACAGCGATTCCTATAGGCTCGAAAAACAGCTCTTCATCAACCGGCTCTTCAGTGAAGCTGCTGACAAGGGTGGAGCAACTGAGATTGCTCACAAAAGCAGAGAAAGCAGGGCTATTGTCAACCGCAGAGAAAGCTGGGTTGTCACTATCGACAATTGAGCAACTCGGTCTGCTGTCTAAAGCCGAAGAGCTAGGTGTTTTATCAGCAGTGACAAATCCAGAAACTCCATCAACCCTTTTAACACTAAGTCTATTGCTCTTGCTTCTCGGTCCTGCTTTCGTATTTCTGTTACCTGAGGACGCCACCTGGGAAGTCGTTGTCCAAGTGTTGGTCGCAGTGGTTAGTGTCGTTGGAGGATCTGCGGCTTTTGCTGCTTCAAATCTTGTCGGAAGCCTGCAGAAAATCAAATGA
- the LOC130800388 gene encoding pentatricopeptide repeat-containing protein At4g16835, mitochondrial-like — protein sequence MTYIMNIISSKTPSYLSFYVILSHIKCSIHFFSISTIQYPDVETNPDQFPIKIPPHSSNFSRLIHHIGMKPKSSNSNISNDCKHHDIISCNRMITRYIRASDMESALRVFRTMSVKNTITWNSLLAGYSRKPGMLTEARQLFDKIPEPDIFSFNTMLSCYFRNSDVNGARLFYEQMSVKDTTSWNTMISGFAENKMMEEAEKLFSAMPERNSVSWNALISGYAECGDLDSAVRLFRRDPFKSVVARTALITGHMKLGKVAMAEKMFEEMDKKSTVTWNAMIAGYVENSRAEDGIKLFKLMVESKVVDPTPLTLTSVLLGCSNLSALLLGKQIHQSVIKSPLYRDTTVGTSLLSMYCKCGVLKDAWKMFFEIPRKDLVTWNAMISAYATHGSSQTALDLFDKMKSEKIKPDWITFVAVLSACNHVGLVDLGMQFFDSMQKDYRIEAKPEHYSCMVDLLGRAGQLKEATSLIEQMPFKPHAAVYGSLLGASRIHKNIELAEFAANKLLTIDPTNAGAYVQLANVYAAKQKWDYVSKVWQSMKNNRVVKMPGFSWIEIQNVVHEFRSSDTKHQELHVIHSKLDELERKLVLAGYVPDFESELHNVGEQQKRKLLMRHGEKLAVAYGLIKVPSRLPIRVFKNLRVCEDCHKVLKLISAIERREIVVRDNTRFHHFNDGNCSCGDYW from the coding sequence ATGACTTATATTATGAACATCATTTCATCAAAAACCCCTTCTTACCTTTCCTTTTATGTGATTTTATCTCATATCAAATGCTCAATTCATTTCTTTTCAATTTCCACTATCCAATATCCAGATGTTGAAACAAACCCAGATCAATTTCCCATTAAAATTCCTCCTCATTCATCAAATTTCTCCAGATTGATTCACCATATTGGAATGAAACCAAAATCATCAAATTCCAATATTTCAAATGATTGTAAACACCATGACATCATTTCTTGTAATAGAATGATTACAAGATATATTAGAGCTTCTGATATGGAATCTGCGCTAAGAGTTTTTAGAACTATGTCAGTTAAGAATACCATCACTTGGAATTCACTGTTAGCTGGGTATTCCAGAAAACCTGGGATGCTAACAGAAGCCCGCCAACTGTTTGATAAAATTCCTGAACCAGATATTTTTTCGTTTAACACAATGTTGTCTTGTTATTTTCGGAATTCAGATGTTAATGGTGCAAGATTGTTCTATGAGCAAATGTCTGTCAAGGATACTACTTCCTGGAATACCATGATTTCAGGTTTTGCTGAGAATAAGATGATGGAGGAAGCTGAAAAGCTGTTCTCAGCAATGCCAGAGAGGAACAGCGTGTCGTGGAATGCATTGATTTCTGGTTATGCTGAATGTGGGGATCTAGACTCGGCTGTAAGGCTGTTTAGGAGGGATCCTTTCAAGAGTGTAGTTGCTCGGACTGCGTTGATAACTGGGCATATGAAACTGGGGAAAGTTGCAATGGCTGAAAAAATGTTCGAGGAAATGGATAAAAAGAGTACAGTTACATGGAATGCTATGATTGCAGGTTATGTCGAAAATTCTCGAGCAGAAGATGGTATCAAGCTCTTCAAATTAATGGTGGAATCTAAGGTTGTTGATCCAACTCCATTGACATTGACTAGTGTTCTATTGGGTTGTAGCAATTTATCTGCTTTATTGTTGGGCAAGCAAATTCATCAATCTGTAATCAAGTCTCCATTGTATAGGGATACAACAGTTGGGACTTCATTACTGAGCATGTATTGTAAATGTGGAGTCTTAAAGGATGCTTGGAAGATGTTCTTTGAGATACCTCGGAAAGACTTGGTTACTTGGAACGCGATGATTTCAGCGTATGCGACTCATGGCTCAAGTCAGACTGCCCTCGATTTGTTTGATAAGATGAAGAGCGAGAAAATAAAGCCCGATTGGATCACATTTGTTGCTGTTCTATCAGCTTGTAATCATGTTGGACTAGTAGATCTTGGGATGCAGTTTTTCGATTCAATGCAGAAGGATTATCGGATTGAGGCTAAACCCGAGCACTACTCATGTATGGTAGACCTTCTAGGCCGTGCTGGTCAGCTTAAAGAAGCTACCAGTTTGATAGAGCAAATGCCCTTTAAACCTCATGCTGCTGTATATGGTAGTCTTTTAGGAGCTTCTAGGATCCACAAGAACATAGAGTTGGCTGAATTTGCTGCTAATAAGTTGTTAACCATTGATCCAACAAATGCAGGAGCTTATGTCCAATTAGCGAATGTTTACGCAGCTAAACAGAAATGGGACTATGTTTCAAAGGTTTGGCAATCCATGAAGAACAATAGAGTAGTGAAAATGCCGGGTTTTAGCTGGATTGAGATACAGAATGTAGTTCATGAGTTTAGGTCAAGTGATACGAAACACCAAGAATTGCACGTGATTCATTCGAAACTCGATGAACTAGAGAGAAAACTGGTATTAGCAGGGTATGTTCCTGATTTTGAATCCGAGCTGCACAATGTAGGTGAGCAGCAAAAACGAAAGTTGCTAATGAGGCACGGTGAGAAACTGGCGGTTGCGTATGGACTGATTAAGGTGCCAAGTAGATTACCTATTCGAGTTTTTAAGAATCTGAGAGTGTGTGAGGATTGTCACAAAGTACTTAAGCTCATATCAGCTATAGAACGGAGGGAAATAGTTGTAAGGGACAATACAAGGTTTCATCATTTCAATGATGGGAACTGTTCTTGTGGTGATTACTGGTGA